One Mycolicibacterium crocinum DNA window includes the following coding sequences:
- a CDS encoding NYN domain-containing protein codes for MQDAAAAPALPDSGDQLVTPPIQRVLLVWDAPNLDMGLGSILGGRPTAAHRPRFDALGRWLLTRTAELSAGHPDISVEPEATVFTNIAPGSADVVRPWVEALRNVGFAVFAKPKVDEDSDVDSDMLAHIELRRTEGLAAVLVASADGQAFRAPLEEIARAGTPAYVLGFREHASWALASDTLEFVDLEDIPGVFREPLPRIGLDSLPEQGAWLQPFRPLSSLLTSRV; via the coding sequence ATGCAAGACGCGGCGGCGGCGCCCGCATTGCCCGACAGCGGAGATCAGCTGGTGACTCCGCCGATTCAGCGGGTACTTCTGGTCTGGGACGCACCCAACCTGGACATGGGGCTGGGTTCGATCCTCGGCGGCCGGCCCACGGCCGCACACCGGCCGCGGTTCGACGCGCTGGGCCGTTGGCTCTTGACCCGCACCGCCGAACTGTCGGCCGGCCACCCAGACATCTCGGTGGAACCGGAGGCGACAGTGTTCACCAACATCGCGCCCGGCAGCGCGGACGTCGTCCGCCCCTGGGTGGAGGCGCTGCGCAACGTGGGATTCGCGGTGTTCGCCAAGCCCAAGGTCGATGAGGACAGCGACGTCGACTCCGACATGCTCGCCCACATCGAACTGCGCCGCACCGAGGGCCTGGCCGCCGTGCTGGTCGCCTCGGCCGACGGGCAGGCGTTCCGCGCGCCACTGGAGGAAATCGCCAGGGCGGGCACCCCCGCCTACGTGCTCGGATTTCGCGAACATGCCAGCTGGGCGTTAGCGTCGGATACCTTGGAGTTTGTCGACCTGGAGGACATTCCTGGTGTTTTCCGAGAGCCGCTGCCGCGAATCGGCCTAGATTCGCTCCCAGAGCAGGGGGCATGGTTGCAACCGTTCCGGCCGCTGTCCTCATTACTGACATCGCGCGTCTGA